One Methylobacterium sp. 77 DNA window includes the following coding sequences:
- a CDS encoding LLM class flavin-dependent oxidoreductase, protein MSTRRELRLNAFEMGAPGHTWAGLWRHPRDTAARYNTLDYWVSLARTAERGLFDGIFLADVVGIYDVYGASPEAAVARAAQAPNLDPFLLVPAMAHATTHLGFGVTANLTYEHPYSFARRVSTLDHLTGGRIGWNVVTGYLESGARGMGLTQAREHDARYDAGEDFLEAAYKLWEGSWEDGAALRDRAGGLFTQPAKVHRVTHDGPNYRVDGQHLSEPSPQRTPVLYQAGASSRGRLFAARHAESIFLNGQTRAIAARAVRGTRQAAKEAGRDPHDIRMFLGATVIVAPTRAEALDLRDEYAQYLDVEGQLALVSGWTGIDLSELDPHEGLAYVKTNAMQSLLENLTLPGERPFTRTDFAEFGPRGARTPFIVGSPSEVADELLAWADEADIDGFNLNRAVAPETIESFVDLVVPELQERGAFKTRYREGTLREKLFPDGGAHLKATHPGARFRRTGAEARASAA, encoded by the coding sequence ATGAGTACACGCCGCGAGTTGAGGCTGAACGCCTTCGAGATGGGAGCGCCGGGCCATACCTGGGCCGGCCTGTGGCGGCATCCGCGCGATACGGCGGCGCGGTACAATACCCTGGATTACTGGGTCTCCCTGGCCCGGACCGCCGAGCGTGGCCTGTTCGACGGGATCTTCCTCGCCGACGTGGTCGGGATCTACGACGTCTACGGCGCCAGCCCGGAGGCCGCCGTCGCCCGGGCGGCACAGGCGCCGAACCTCGATCCGTTCCTGCTCGTGCCCGCCATGGCCCATGCCACGACGCATCTCGGCTTCGGGGTGACGGCGAACCTCACCTACGAGCATCCCTACAGTTTCGCCCGGCGGGTCTCGACCCTCGATCACCTCACCGGCGGTCGGATCGGCTGGAACGTCGTCACCGGCTATCTCGAGAGCGGCGCGCGCGGGATGGGCCTGACGCAGGCCCGCGAGCACGATGCGCGCTACGATGCCGGCGAGGATTTCCTGGAGGCCGCCTACAAGCTCTGGGAGGGAAGCTGGGAGGACGGCGCGGCCTTGCGCGACCGCGCGGGCGGCCTGTTCACGCAGCCGGCCAAGGTTCACCGCGTCACCCATGACGGACCGAACTACCGGGTCGACGGGCAACACCTCAGCGAACCGTCGCCGCAGCGGACCCCCGTGCTCTACCAGGCCGGAGCCTCCTCACGCGGGCGCCTCTTCGCCGCCCGCCACGCCGAGAGCATCTTCCTGAACGGCCAGACCAGGGCGATCGCGGCGAGGGCGGTCCGCGGCACGCGACAGGCGGCGAAGGAGGCCGGCCGTGATCCGCACGATATCCGGATGTTCCTCGGGGCTACCGTGATCGTCGCGCCCACGCGGGCCGAGGCGCTCGACCTGCGCGACGAGTATGCGCAATATCTCGACGTTGAAGGCCAGCTCGCCCTCGTCTCGGGCTGGACCGGGATCGACCTGTCCGAGCTCGATCCCCATGAAGGGCTCGCCTACGTCAAGACCAACGCCATGCAGTCGTTGCTCGAGAACCTGACGCTTCCGGGCGAACGCCCCTTCACCCGCACCGACTTCGCCGAGTTCGGGCCGCGCGGCGCGCGGACGCCCTTCATCGTCGGCTCGCCCTCCGAGGTCGCCGACGAATTGCTGGCCTGGGCGGACGAGGCCGATATCGACGGCTTCAACCTCAACCGCGCCGTCGCGCCGGAGACGATCGAGTCCTTTGTCGATCTCGTCGTGCCCGAATTGCAGGAGCGCGGCGCGTTCAAGACCCGCTACCGCGAGGGCACGCTCCGCGAAAAGCTGTTTCCCGATGGCGGCGCCCATCTGAAGGCGACCCATCCGGGCGCCCGCTTCCGCCGGACCGGCGCCGAGGCTCGCGCCTCCGCCGCCTGA
- a CDS encoding MetQ/NlpA family ABC transporter substrate-binding protein: MPPFRARRSLLGFAALMLALATGPAYAEKPLRIGATPGPVGQTLAFAADLARKQGQNVEIVEFTDWVTPNEAVASGDIDANLFQHVPYLQSAIRARGYKLVPVEGAMVLPVGLFSKTVTSLDKVPDGASVAIANDPVNAARGLRLLETAKLLTLKPGVGDEASVADIVANPKHLRILELEAAQLPRAMDDVTLAQVSFTYLIAAGGDPKTSLITDGVGDRRYTLSFVARPDNRDDPRLTAFIRSFRSAEVRDYIDRTYKGFLEPVW; this comes from the coding sequence ATGCCCCCGTTCCGTGCCCGCCGCAGCCTCCTCGGCTTCGCGGCCCTCATGCTCGCCCTGGCGACCGGCCCCGCTTATGCCGAAAAGCCCCTGCGCATCGGCGCGACGCCTGGCCCCGTCGGGCAGACGCTGGCCTTTGCCGCCGATCTCGCCCGAAAACAGGGTCAGAATGTCGAGATCGTCGAGTTCACCGATTGGGTGACGCCCAACGAGGCGGTGGCCTCGGGCGATATCGACGCCAACCTGTTCCAGCACGTGCCCTACCTCCAGAGCGCCATCCGTGCCCGAGGCTACAAGCTTGTGCCGGTGGAGGGCGCCATGGTCCTGCCGGTCGGACTGTTCTCGAAGACGGTGACCAGCCTCGACAAAGTCCCCGATGGAGCCTCGGTGGCGATCGCCAACGATCCCGTCAACGCGGCGCGGGGGCTGCGCCTCCTCGAGACCGCCAAGCTCCTGACGTTGAAACCGGGGGTCGGCGACGAGGCCTCCGTCGCCGACATCGTCGCCAACCCGAAGCATCTGCGCATCCTCGAACTCGAAGCCGCGCAATTGCCGCGCGCCATGGACGACGTGACCCTGGCCCAGGTCAGCTTCACCTACCTGATCGCGGCCGGCGGCGACCCGAAGACCTCCCTCATCACCGATGGCGTCGGCGACCGGCGCTACACGCTCAGCTTCGTCGCCCGCCCCGACAATCGCGACGATCCGCGTCTCACCGCCTTCATCCGCAGCTTCCGCTCGGCGGAGGTGCGGGATTACATCGACCGGACCTACAAGGGCTTCCTCGAGCCGGTCTGGTAG
- a CDS encoding MetQ/NlpA family ABC transporter substrate-binding protein, producing MPARLYSTGTSSHSSSCRRRAIRLRPGGDGTFATAGDIAENPKSLRFVEVAPPQLPRSLDDVALAVINGNYALEAGLDPARDSLALERAEGNPYANVLVTTQALAPDARIVRLSSLLQSTQIAGFICERYRGSVIRVRGA from the coding sequence GTGCCCGCGAGGCTGTACTCCACCGGCACCAGCTCCCACAGCTCGTCCTGCCGGCGGCGCGCCATCCGCCTCCGGCCCGGCGGTGACGGCACCTTCGCCACGGCCGGCGACATCGCCGAGAACCCGAAATCCCTGCGCTTCGTCGAGGTGGCGCCGCCGCAACTGCCGCGCTCCCTCGACGACGTCGCCCTGGCGGTGATCAACGGCAACTACGCCCTCGAAGCCGGGCTCGACCCGGCCAGGGATTCCCTCGCGCTCGAGCGGGCGGAGGGCAACCCCTACGCCAACGTGCTCGTCACGACGCAGGCCCTGGCCCCGGACGCGCGCATCGTCCGGCTCTCATCCCTGCTGCAATCGACCCAGATCGCCGGCTTCATCTGCGAGCGCTATCGCGGTTCGGTGATCCGGGTGCGGGGCGCCTGA
- a CDS encoding cytochrome c — protein MRFNGLGLLACLMATGAAVADPSGPVSLARTGTGQLGIGRPALPAILGAWDIDVRADGQGLPAGHGSVREGEALFGARCAACHGALGEGGTADKLAGGQGSLATGKPVRTVGSFWPYATTLFDYIRRAMPYDAPQSLSADETYALSAYVLHLNGILPEGADLDAASLPTVRMPNRDGFTADQRPDIPVPARVGQAPRTRITEPR, from the coding sequence ATGCGGTTTAACGGCCTCGGTCTTCTCGCCTGCCTGATGGCGACGGGGGCCGCCGTGGCGGATCCCTCCGGGCCTGTCTCCCTGGCACGGACCGGAACCGGCCAATTGGGGATCGGGCGCCCGGCGCTTCCCGCCATCCTGGGGGCCTGGGACATCGACGTGCGGGCCGACGGGCAGGGGCTTCCGGCCGGCCACGGCAGCGTGCGCGAAGGGGAAGCGCTGTTCGGCGCGCGCTGCGCCGCCTGCCACGGAGCACTCGGAGAAGGAGGCACGGCGGACAAGCTCGCCGGCGGCCAAGGCAGCCTCGCGACGGGAAAGCCCGTCCGGACAGTGGGTAGCTTCTGGCCCTATGCCACCACCCTGTTCGATTACATTCGCCGCGCCATGCCCTACGACGCGCCGCAATCCCTGAGCGCCGACGAGACCTACGCGCTCAGCGCCTATGTCCTGCATCTCAACGGCATCCTGCCGGAGGGGGCGGATCTCGACGCCGCCTCGCTGCCGACGGTGCGGATGCCGAACCGGGACGGCTTCACCGCCGATCAACGGCCCGACATTCCCGTGCCCGCACGCGTCGGTCAGGCGCCCCGCACCCGGATCACCGAACCGCGATAG
- the soxC gene encoding sulfite dehydrogenase, with protein MSSDTLREPHRSSSRRGFLRLAGGAAGGIGIATAARSLESDDPLAVPEWSRTPGAPVASPPYGRPSPYENLGRRSRTPPTFPGAASTGTPLQHLHGIITPNGLHFERHHAGVPAIDPERHRLAIHGLVERPLILTMEDLVRMPSVSRIHFLECSGNTPWLGAKPGWTLQESHGLLSCAEWTGVELATLLDEVGVKPGAAWILAEGADAAGMTRSIPLDLARDGAILAYAQNGERLRPEQGYPLRLFVPGVEGNLSIKWLRRLKVGDQPFQTREETSKYTDLMPDGSARQFTFAMEAKSVITSPSGGERLRTPGFHEIRGLAWTGRGRITGVEVSTDGGTRWQATTLEGPILPRCLTRFRLPWRWEGGPAHLLSRATDQTGYVQPPRETLVSIRGTQSFYHNNAIAGWRIAAEGGVSHAV; from the coding sequence ATGTCGTCTGACACATTGCGCGAACCGCATCGGTCATCGAGCCGGCGCGGTTTCCTTCGGCTGGCCGGCGGCGCGGCGGGCGGGATCGGCATCGCGACGGCCGCCCGGAGCCTGGAATCGGACGATCCCCTGGCCGTCCCGGAATGGAGCCGTACACCCGGAGCGCCTGTGGCATCGCCGCCCTATGGACGGCCATCGCCTTACGAAAATCTGGGTCGCAGATCGCGGACGCCGCCGACCTTTCCGGGCGCCGCCTCCACCGGCACGCCGCTCCAGCACCTCCATGGGATCATCACGCCCAATGGCCTGCATTTCGAGCGCCACCATGCCGGTGTGCCGGCCATCGACCCGGAGCGCCACCGGCTGGCGATCCACGGCCTCGTTGAACGGCCCCTCATCCTCACCATGGAGGATCTGGTGCGGATGCCCTCGGTCTCGCGCATCCACTTTCTCGAATGCTCGGGCAACACGCCGTGGCTCGGGGCCAAGCCGGGCTGGACCCTCCAGGAAAGCCACGGCCTCCTCTCCTGCGCCGAATGGACCGGTGTCGAACTGGCGACCCTGCTCGACGAGGTCGGGGTGAAGCCGGGGGCCGCGTGGATCCTGGCGGAAGGGGCGGATGCGGCCGGCATGACCCGGAGCATCCCCCTCGACCTCGCGCGGGACGGCGCGATCCTGGCCTACGCCCAGAACGGGGAGCGGCTCCGCCCGGAACAGGGCTATCCGCTGCGGCTGTTCGTGCCGGGGGTCGAGGGCAACCTCAGCATCAAGTGGCTGCGCCGGCTCAAGGTCGGAGACCAGCCGTTCCAGACGCGCGAGGAGACCTCGAAATACACCGACCTGATGCCGGATGGCTCGGCACGCCAGTTCACCTTCGCGATGGAAGCCAAATCGGTCATCACCTCGCCATCCGGCGGCGAGCGGCTGCGCACACCCGGCTTCCATGAGATCCGTGGTCTCGCATGGACGGGACGCGGACGGATCACGGGCGTCGAGGTCTCGACCGATGGCGGAACGCGATGGCAGGCGACCACCCTCGAGGGACCGATCCTGCCGCGCTGCCTCACCCGGTTCCGGCTACCCTGGCGCTGGGAGGGCGGCCCCGCGCATCTCCTCAGCCGGGCGACCGACCAGACGGGCTACGTCCAGCCGCCGCGCGAAACGCTGGTCTCGATCCGGGGCACCCAATCCTTCTACCACAACAACGCGATTGCCGGCTGGCGTATCGCCGCCGAGGGAGGCGTGAGCCATGCGGTTTAA
- a CDS encoding methionine ABC transporter ATP-binding protein — translation MPAIQNERRGDAVPPSPDALIRFERVAKTYSTRDGAGVAALSEIDLSVAAGSVLGVIGRSGAGKSSLIRLINGLERPSAGRIRVGDAEVSSLDERALRQVRRGIGMIFQHFNLLSSRTAFGNIALPLEIEGRGKAAIRARVEELLALTGLEDQRDRYPAELSGGQKQRVGIARALATGPSVLLSDEATSALDPETTRSILALLRRINRDLGLTIVLITHEMSVIRAVADRVAVLEAGRIVEQGDVFEVFTRPQAEMTRTLLAGEMGLTLPAALSARIEARPVPGAAAILRIAFRGAHANDPIIARLARETGIEANILSGTVDEIAGRPFGSLAVSLPAGPDVVARTRVFLDAHGLVSDLLGYLPAHSVEDRRVA, via the coding sequence GTGCCTGCAATTCAGAACGAGCGCCGTGGCGATGCCGTCCCGCCATCGCCGGACGCGCTGATCCGTTTCGAGCGGGTGGCGAAAACCTACTCGACCCGTGACGGCGCCGGTGTCGCGGCGCTGAGCGAGATCGACCTGTCGGTGGCGGCCGGTTCGGTGCTGGGGGTGATCGGTCGGTCGGGTGCCGGAAAGTCGAGCCTGATCCGGCTCATCAACGGCCTGGAGCGCCCGAGTGCCGGCAGGATCCGGGTCGGGGATGCGGAGGTCTCGTCCCTCGATGAGCGCGCCCTGCGCCAGGTGCGACGCGGCATCGGCATGATCTTCCAGCATTTCAACCTGCTCTCGTCGCGCACCGCTTTCGGCAACATCGCCCTGCCCCTGGAGATCGAAGGGCGTGGCAAGGCCGCGATCCGCGCCCGCGTCGAGGAATTGCTGGCCCTGACCGGACTGGAAGACCAGCGCGACCGCTATCCCGCCGAACTGTCGGGCGGACAGAAGCAGCGCGTCGGCATCGCCCGCGCGCTGGCTACCGGACCGAGCGTCCTCCTCTCCGACGAGGCGACCTCCGCCCTCGACCCCGAGACCACCCGGTCGATCCTGGCGCTCCTGCGCCGCATCAATCGCGATCTCGGCCTCACCATCGTGCTCATCACCCACGAGATGTCGGTGATCCGCGCGGTGGCGGACCGCGTCGCCGTGCTGGAGGCGGGGCGCATCGTCGAGCAGGGCGACGTGTTCGAGGTCTTCACCCGGCCGCAGGCGGAGATGACGCGGACTTTGCTGGCGGGCGAGATGGGGTTGACGCTGCCGGCGGCGCTCAGCGCGCGGATCGAGGCCCGACCGGTCCCCGGCGCCGCCGCGATTCTGCGCATCGCCTTCCGCGGCGCTCACGCCAACGACCCGATCATCGCGCGCCTCGCGCGCGAGACCGGCATCGAGGCCAACATCCTGTCCGGCACCGTGGACGAGATCGCCGGACGACCCTTCGGCTCCCTGGCGGTCAGTCTGCCCGCGGGGCCGGATGTCGTCGCGCGGACGCGCGTCTTCCTCGATGCCCACGGGCTCGTCTCCGATCTCCTCGGCTACCTGCCGGCCCACAGCGTGGAGGATCGCCGTGTCGCCTGA
- a CDS encoding methionine ABC transporter permease encodes MSPEMIRLLLQATGDTLAMVAVAALLGTLLGLPLGVFLATSRRGELLAAPWLNGVLGLVVNATRSTPFIILVVAIIPFTRLVAGTSIGLWAATVPLTVAATPFIARLVEAAIREVDTGLVEAARAFGAGPFAIIRKVLIPEALPGILLGLTLAVVSLLGYSAMVGAVGGGGLGDLGIRYGYQRFRPEMMLAVVVVLIILVQAVQTIGERFAARLNRRVRRA; translated from the coding sequence GTGTCGCCTGAGATGATCCGCCTGCTGCTCCAGGCCACGGGCGATACCCTCGCCATGGTGGCCGTGGCGGCCTTGCTCGGGACGCTGCTCGGCCTGCCTCTCGGCGTCTTCCTGGCGACGAGCCGGCGCGGGGAATTGCTCGCCGCGCCCTGGCTCAACGGCGTGCTGGGGCTCGTCGTCAACGCCACCCGCTCGACGCCCTTCATCATCCTGGTAGTGGCCATCATCCCGTTCACCCGGCTCGTCGCCGGTACCTCCATAGGGCTGTGGGCGGCCACGGTCCCGCTGACGGTGGCGGCAACGCCCTTCATCGCCCGCCTCGTGGAGGCGGCGATCCGCGAGGTCGATACCGGCCTCGTGGAGGCGGCGCGTGCCTTCGGCGCCGGTCCGTTCGCCATCATCCGCAAGGTGCTGATACCGGAGGCGCTTCCCGGCATCCTTCTCGGCCTGACCCTCGCGGTGGTGTCCCTGCTCGGCTACTCGGCCATGGTCGGCGCGGTGGGCGGCGGTGGCCTCGGCGATCTCGGCATCCGCTACGGCTACCAGCGCTTCCGCCCCGAGATGATGCTCGCCGTCGTCGTCGTGCTGATCATCCTGGTTCAGGCGGTCCAGACCATCGGCGAGCGTTTCGCCGCCCGCCTCAACCGGCGCGTCCGCCGGGCCTGA
- a CDS encoding ABC transporter substrate-binding protein, which yields MTDRRHPVSRRKAVAFLGGLALSVATVGNVAANEGQLRIAKQFGVVYLLLNVVEDQKLIEKHGKQAGLDIKVEYVQLSGGPAVNDALLSGNIEIAGAGVGPLFTLWDRTRGRQNVKGVASLGNFPYYLVTNNPDVKTIADFTEKDRIALPAVGVSVQARILQLASAKQWGDKEFARLDKISVAVPHPEAAAAIIKGGTEISGHFGNPPFQEQELAENPKARIVLNSYDVQGGPASSTVLYATDKFYKNSPKTYKAFLDALDDAAKFITENPEKAAEIYLRINNSKLDPALLTKIITNPAVTFKVTPENTIGLGKFMHRVGAIKAEPLAIGDYFFDDPRISSGS from the coding sequence ATGACCGACCGACGCCATCCCGTCTCGCGCCGGAAGGCCGTGGCTTTCCTCGGAGGGCTCGCGCTGTCCGTGGCGACCGTCGGCAATGTCGCCGCCAATGAAGGCCAACTGCGCATCGCCAAGCAATTCGGGGTGGTCTACCTGCTCCTCAACGTCGTCGAGGACCAGAAGCTCATCGAGAAGCACGGCAAGCAAGCGGGCCTCGACATCAAGGTGGAGTACGTCCAGCTGTCGGGCGGCCCGGCCGTCAACGATGCGCTGCTGTCGGGGAATATCGAGATCGCCGGTGCCGGTGTCGGCCCGCTCTTCACCCTGTGGGACCGCACGAGGGGCCGGCAGAACGTCAAGGGCGTCGCGTCCTTGGGCAATTTCCCGTATTACCTCGTGACCAACAATCCCGACGTGAAGACCATCGCCGACTTCACCGAGAAGGACCGCATCGCGCTGCCGGCGGTCGGCGTCTCGGTTCAGGCGCGGATTCTTCAGCTGGCCTCGGCCAAGCAATGGGGCGACAAGGAATTCGCCAGGCTCGACAAGATCAGCGTCGCCGTCCCGCATCCGGAAGCGGCGGCCGCGATCATCAAGGGCGGCACCGAGATTTCCGGTCATTTCGGCAACCCGCCGTTCCAGGAGCAGGAGCTCGCCGAGAACCCGAAGGCCCGGATCGTCCTCAATTCCTACGACGTTCAGGGCGGCCCGGCCTCCTCGACCGTGCTGTACGCCACCGACAAGTTCTACAAGAACAGCCCGAAGACCTACAAAGCCTTCCTCGACGCCCTCGACGATGCGGCGAAGTTCATCACCGAGAACCCCGAGAAGGCGGCCGAGATCTATCTTCGGATCAACAACAGCAAGCTCGACCCGGCGCTGTTGACCAAGATCATCACGAACCCGGCCGTGACCTTCAAGGTCACGCCCGAGAACACGATCGGGCTCGGCAAGTTCATGCACCGGGTCGGCGCGATCAAGGCGGAGCCGCTGGCGATAGGCGACTACTTCTTCGATGACCCGCGCATCAGCAGCGGCAGCTGA